TTGCTCGCTGCTCCAAATTAATAGTTGTTTATTGTCTCTATCTTTCTGTCGACGAAAAAGCAAACACGTTTGTTTCTGTCCTCCACAGAACAGAAACAAAGCAAGCACGTTACTGACGTAATGCGACTGAACAAATCTTCATAATTAATGATACGACTACCAGCTCGGTTGTTGCCAACAGCATCACCGATGTTCTGGTATTCCGATAAAACTACATCATAACTCTACATAATGTAACAGTTTAGAGACGTGACTTCTAGTGCACGCGTCGCAAGGTACAGTCACGACCGAAAAAGGTTAGCATAGGTGATCGACGACCAGAGCAACAAAATCCGGGCTAAATCCGGGCTTTAGGACGGACTAATTTTCGCTGGTCACTCCAGCTTCAACAGGTATACATCGTGTCATGCTGCTCTCTTCATGTCACGCTGGGCCACATAACGCGCCCAGTGTCGCGATTTTCCCGCTGCGGTATTCgccacttgtgctaatctttctTCTGCCGCGATCGTACATTTACAACGCGTACGGTAGCCTGCGAAAGGGTGCACGAGTTTGACTATGCAGACCCTCACTCGAAGACGAGAGTAGACGGCACGAGTCGCTCCACAACGCGATTGTAGTCAGATTTGGCACAGGAAAGATGGAGCTGTGAATATATAGACAAGCAACAAAAGGCAAGGAGGTCAACCGTAGGCACACGATCGCTATGCTGGCCTGCGCAAGAGGAAAGGGGACAAACGCAGCGAAAGATAGACGAGGCAGAATGAGCACTCCCCCGAAGCACGCAAGGGTGCACAGCAAGGCTATGTCGCGGACCGATGCATACGTTACCGACGAGAGCTTACACGTTTTCTTACCATGCATAACCCTATGCACGAGTAAAGCGGAGATTTATTACGGTGAATGTTCTCCAACGCAGTTGCTGCCGCACGGTGTTGTACTCGAAGAAAGAAATTCGAGAACGTTGACACAGCAATTTGAAAGGTTTCACCCATATACCTATATTCTTTATATAGCACTTCGCGctccggctgctgacccgaaggtcgcggattcgatcctcACCACGGCgctgttgcatttcgatggaggcgaaacgctagaagccccagtactgtgcgatgtcagtgctcgtttaaggggcactaaagagcaaaacgatttttctcatattagtaaagtacaaagtactctttcacgataccaaaaacaccacgcttgctgagagaagacgcttagtaagcgagaaaacgcgcaaaaacaaaatgtgggtggcgacgccaccttgaagtttctgcaccattcgccgtgacgtcacgtgttttgacggcgcctactagggactacgtagttcctaaacggtaaaaatgaagtacattatcctctgagggggccataaacttaacataccaaatttggggtaattttgttgagccaatggcgccaaaatacgataaatacactttgaaatccctgacgtcacgcggggagattacggcgcgaaatttaaaaatgaaaccttgaacttgattttttcctctattaatagcctatgacggcgaaattaacgacgttagttctcagagcccaatttatcgatctaaaccgattcattgtttctctttagtgtccctttaaagaacacgagatgatcgaaatttctggagtcctccactacggcgtgcctcataaatcATATATcggcacgtaaaaacccagatattatattaGCTCTTAACGCGCAGATAAGCGATCGTGAATACCTATAGGCGGCGGTTCGGGTGTTCTTATTACTTATAAGGGCAATGTTTATGAAAACATTTATGTGACAAATCTAGCGAGGACGCATATTTAATTTTTCACTGATCCCTGACGACGACAAATccccttgtcgaaatgttggctctagcGGCATTCGTTTTGTTAAATGGCTCGGCACGTGCACCTTCAAGCCTCCATTTCACTTGAAGTTTTGTCTTGTTTAAATTTCGTAGGTGTATgccgcctgcttcgcataacCGCAGTGCATGGGACCTGCCGCAATTTTTCAAACCGTATACATACTCCGTTGTGCCTTACTAAGCCATCAAAAGTCATCAAATGATGAAGCATCACTCATCTGCGGTGACGAAATGCCGATCATTCAAGAGCACCACGCGCTCTCCTCCGGATACCAGGGTCACTCGATGCTGCGTGCAAGTTACCCAACACCACTGTTATACCTCTAAAAACATCCGCACGCAGTGCGACTGCATGCTGGAAACGAATCACCGTGCCAGATGGCTCGTACGGAGTATTGCCGGATCAACTTTTATGCggagcatttctctctctcttttttttttttatgccaggCACGTTGGGACGGCTATGCAGGTAGGCTCATGTTGGCGATACGCCAACGTGAGCCTAACTCGATGCACTTCGATGCATTGTCTAAGCGCAGGACGCATTTCAACACATCAAGTTCGAGTTTGGCCGCTATGCGAGTTGTAGAACGTCATCTCCATGGTCATCTCAGGTAGAGAGGGTGCCCGTGCCTTTGAGCTCGCTGTACAACAAAATAATGCCCTGAGGGTCATAGCAGAATTTTAAGAAGGCTTCATATCCCAAACATCACACAACCCCGTGCAGCGTAAACGCTGACATCTGTCGAGTCTTACAAATTTGGGTAATATTAGGCGTCGatctgaacgaagaaaaaaaaaaaaaagaattcaccgacgattacgatactgcagcgcagcttcatgttggggcaacgcctactgtgtttgtagttttggctatccgcagctgtagcaatgtaacattcgttgcatactgccacagaaagtggcagcgctcgagtgctacgcacaccacagtgcattgcaggcgtaccgaaccaagcgaaacgccgacagccccgttacgacaagcgaagccagccgcagtgcacgtgccagacCAACgcaacacgagcgctaactctcttCTACTATAGATAatcagacagcagacagacagcaTGCTACACCACAAGTGAGAGCATAAAAAACCTGAAGAAACGACGTTTTGACTCAAACAAAATGGCTCCATTCACGAGCGGCGACATCAGCGCCACAATTCTGAAGGCCGCCACCGCAGGCCTCTCGTGGTAGCGGAGAGCGGAGAGAAAGGTAtaagagagaggaggaaaagcgCGGCGCGGCCGCAACGGCGGGCCCCTCAAGAGCACCAATCGAACCGAGTGCCCCGTGTGGGGCTGTGATGAGGCCCCCCCACCTCCGGCCCCCCGCCAATCCAACGGCCGCCTGTGGCCGTTGTCTCGAAGTCGCGTAGGTACCACGAATGCACCAAACTCGAACTCAGTGAACCAGTCCAGTGACCGTCGGAAGCGCAGTGTCGGGGATACGACGACGGTCACCGCGCTGCGCTCAGGTGAGTTTGCTTCCGCCACATCCTGCGCCCGCCATGAGCCCACGCTTTCGACGTGCGTGCGTACAACGGTCGCCTTTGAAATGCCGCCGACGCCGCCTCTGTTTTGGGGCGAGAGTGCGCGTTGCCACCGCCGCTCATTCTGAAGTCTGCGCTACGCTCGGCGCGTATGTCCGCTTGCCATCAGCTTCCGTCCGCAGTAAACGCAATGTTATGTCACTGAGATGTCAGCAGCATCACGCTAAGCTTCGTGTCCGCTCTCAAGCTGCAGCCGTTGCCgtagttgcagcgcgtcgacTCGGAACTAAGATTGCGCCATATAATCTACCTTCAAATGGAGTTCACACCTGTgcattgtactttttttttttttactaattacACGGATTCGCTTTGCTTTAGCACCCTTTCATATATATAACTCCTACTAGTCTCCTAACAAATGCGGAAAGCTCCCGGCATTTCACATAGTATTACGTCCGCTGTTGATAGAGATCAAACCTTTTTACGTGCGAAACACAATGACACATATGGGCGCGAGTGTGAGTACAGCTGGAGCGTAACGGATATCGTTCCCATCTCACGCGCAGCGTCCGATGCCAGGATATATGCCCTCATCCGGGACTACGTCGTGCGTATTCTAGCGCAGCGCGCTGTTGTATTCTGTTGAAAGCCGCCCGATCCTCTAGTATCGTCGGTTGGGTCGGCAGCATACCTGTACGGTTCGCCGAGCACCACCGACCGAGCACTCTACATATTCCTTTTGCAGACGCATGAGGTCTCACGCCGCGCGCCTCCCTCTATCTAGCCGGGCCGTTTTATATTCCGCTCGGACAGACCAGACGTTAGGAACGGCCCGGCTGAACAGTCGAAAGAGTAGGCGCGCGCACCGATTGCCAAGGGAAACAAACCATCGCACGCGTCCGCATATGGAAAGCCGCGTAAACACAAGTCCCCTTCGGAGCACATCGTGTGTTCGTGGTGCCGGAGAAAGCTCCGAGAAAGAAAGCCACGGGTGGAAGCTCCGGTCAGCGCGTGCCGCGTTTAGCAACGCCTCGGCGGCGAAGCGTGCTCCTTCCTATCCCGTCACGCCGGGCGGCCGATCAGGGGATCGAGTGCGGCTGGCGGCGGGCGAGCGCCGTTCTGCCCTCTGGCGTGACGGCCAACACATTCCGCGGGAGCCGTTGACCCGTCGACCGAGGGCCTGCCTCGGCTGCACGGGCAGCGGCGGTGGCTGGCTGGCTGACCGACCGGTGTATGCCTGTGCCGCCCGTGCAGGATTCCGGCCTTGAGCCCTGGGCCATGGCCGGGACGTCCCGGGCCCAGGCGGCGTGATGTCGAGCTCGGCGAGCCTCGAGGCGTCCGCCACGCCGCCAACCCTCAAGATGTCCAGCCGGCAACTGCTCAACGTCAGCTCACTCAGCAAGCACTCGGCGGCCGCGGGCGGCGGGGGCACGCCGCTGCTCGTGGCCGACGCGCGCAGGCGCCTCCAACTGGCCTCCGCGTCCCGTCTCGCCGTCCACCAGCTACTGGGCTCGCTGGCGCTGCTGTGCCTCCTGTCGCTGCTCATGGCTTtcctcgctctcttcttcctGCAACGCGTGGCCAGCGCGGGCCCGCAAAACTCCGACAGCCCGGAGGAACACCTGGCCCTCTACCAGGTGGCCGTTGCCATGAGCACGCTTACCATATCACTCAACCTGTGCTGCCTGTTCGTCTGCTGCATCCAGTTCCTGCTCGGCGTCAAGCTGCTCCGGACGCCGAACGGACTCGACA
Above is a window of Rhipicephalus sanguineus isolate Rsan-2018 chromosome 3, BIME_Rsan_1.4, whole genome shotgun sequence DNA encoding:
- the LOC119387019 gene encoding uncharacterized protein LOC119387019; translation: MSSSASLEASATPPTLKMSSRQLLNVSSLSKHSAAAGGGGTPLLVADARRRLQLASASRLAVHQLLGSLALLCLLSLLMAFLALFFLQRVASAGPQNSDSPEEHLALYQVAVAMSTLTISLNLCCLFVCCIQFLLGVKLLRTPNGLDRTNMFIKRSSHTRVLAIAGFFLSIPVFFTGVILFTFIHFHELPAIVTSVVIGLGIVFCGVASVHNVYLWQWEKTCATRELVESRALGVQPDLTHTLELSTLV